One segment of Phragmites australis chromosome 13, lpPhrAust1.1, whole genome shotgun sequence DNA contains the following:
- the LOC133888622 gene encoding chloroplast envelope quinone oxidoreductase homolog, which translates to MAAGGRPSSTMRAFQYSGYGGGGAALKYVQVPVPSLKKDEVLIKVEAASINPADWNLQRGLLRPFLPKFPFIPVTDISGEIVEVGSAVCELKVGDKVVSKLIFWKAGGLAEYVAASESVTVARPAGVSAADAAGLPIAGLTALQALKSIGTRFDGTGTGANVLITAASGGIGAYAVQLAKLGNHHVTATCGARNLELVGSLGAEEVLDYQTPEGSALKNSSGKKYDYIINTTNAGRWSVFKPNLSSRGRVVDIAPNFANFIASILTLFGRKKLSVVLLSLGKDDLRFLLELVKEGKLRTVVDSRHPFEKAAEAWEKSMSGHATGKVIVEM; encoded by the exons ATGGCCGCCGGCGGGAGGCCGTCGTCCACCATGCGGGCCTTCCAGTACAGCGGctacggtggcggcggcgcagccCTCAAG TATGTGCAAGTCCCCGTTCCTTCACTGAAGAAAGATGAAGTCCTTATAAAAGTCGAAGCTGCTAGCATCAATCCAGCTGATTGGAATCTTCAAAGAGGGTTGCTACGTCCTTTTCTCCCGAAATTTCCGTTTATTCCAG TAACCGATATTTCTGGAGAGATTGTTGAGGTTGGTTCGGCAGTATGTGAGCTCAAAGTTGGCGATAAAGTTGTGTCCAAATTAATCTTCTGG AAAGCTGGCGGTCTCGCCGAGTATGTAGCAGCATCGGAGAGCGTCACTGTCGCCCGCCCCGCCGGAGTCTCCGCCGCGGACGCCGCAGGGTTGCCTATCGCGGGCCTCACTGCTCTCCAAGCCCTGAAGTCCATCGGCACCAGGTTCGACGGCACGGGAACCGGCGCCAACGTGCTAATCACCGCGGCCTCTGGCGGCATCGGGGCATACGCCGTCCAACTTGCCAAGCTCGGGAACCACCACGTCACCGCCACCTGCGGCGCGCGCAACCTGGAGCTCGTGGGCAGCCTCGGCGCCGAAGAGGTCCTCGACTACCAGACACCGGAAGGCTCGGCGCTGAAAAACTCGTCGGGCAAGAAGTACGACTACATCATCAACACCACGAACGCCGGCAGGTGGTCAGTGTTCAAGCCGAACCTGAGCAGCCGGGGAAGGGTCGTCGACATTGCGCCAAACTTTGCAAACTTCATCGCATCTATCCTGACATTGTTCGGCAGGAAGAAGCTGTCTGTGGTGCTGCTGTCGCTAGGGAAGGACGACCTCAGGTTCCTCCTGGAGCTGGTGAAGGAAGGGAAGCTCAGGACGGTCGTCGACTCGCGGCATCCGTTCGAGAAGGCAGCGGAGGCGTGGGAAAAGAGCATGAGCGGCCATGCTACAGGGAAGGTCATCGTTGAGATGTGA
- the LOC133888924 gene encoding uncharacterized protein LOC133888924: MGTKVYACAYLLALVGVVLALAGPVAGYGFKATFAASGPGSWSGDAAALRRLMSTRLEDGVAPELTVDLDLHRRVLAGNSIGTGALESSRQVCLGSCAAPGEPYTDRGCQKKYRCRGD; this comes from the coding sequence ATGGGCACAAAGGTGTATGCCTGTGCCTATCTTCTTGCGCTCGTCGGCGTCGTGCTCGCCCTCGCGGGCCCCGTCGCCGGCTATGGGTTTAAGGCCACGTTCGCAGCCAGCGGCCCGGGGTCCTGGTCCGGGGACGCGGCCGCTCTGCGGCGGCTGATGTCGACGAGGCTGGAGGACGGCGTGGCGCCGGAGCTCACGGTGGACCTGGACCTGCACCGCCGCGTCCTCGCCGGCAACAGCATCGGCACCGGGGCGCTGGAGAGCAGCAGGCAGGTATGCCTCGGGTCGTGCGCGGCGCCCGGGGAGCCCTACACCGACCGGGGCTGCCAGAAGAAATACCGGTGCCGCGGCGACTGA